Below is a genomic region from Candidatus Hydrogenedentota bacterium.
GTTTTGAGCAGTTCCGGCGTACTGATGAACACAAAGCCCGGTCCGAGTTTGTAGTAGAGATTGAGCGGAACCAGCAGCGCTTTCAACGCTTCGCAAGCGGGGACGTCATCCACTTTGATGTAGGCAATGTAGCCTGTGTTCACAATCGTATCGCCCTCCTTGATGAAAGCAGGTGGCGTCAACGGAGGGATGAATGGCTGCCCAGGAGCGCCGCCTGCCGGGGCCCCCGGCTGCAGGGACGCAGGCGGAGACGTTAGCAGCGACGCGCGGACCGCGCGCTTGTCGATGACAAAGTTCATGCCCAAAGACTCGGACAGGAATTCCGCGATGTCTGCGATATGCGAATCTTGAAACTCAATAGAAGCGGGCTGTTCCAATGCCGTGCTGAGTTCCGGATCGGTCGGCGCGGGAGTACTGAAGTCGTCCTTGCCCAGTTGGGTCTTCGCCGTGATCCAAATGAAACCGGGGTGTACTTCGTAGCCCAATTCCAGCGGTTCAAGCAGCGCCTTCAAAGCGTTTTTCAGAGGAATGTCTTCTACCTTGATATAGGGAACCATGCCATCTGTCACGTACTTGGAGGCGGAGATGTACACGGGAGCTTGAGCCGGTGGTGCGATTTCCGCCGTGGGGGTTCCCCCCTGCACGCCCGGTGCGACCGGAGCGGCAGGACGCATCTGTCTCTTTGGAGACTCGACGTAGCGTGAGTCAACGACAATATTGACTCCCACGTAATCGGCAATGAAATCGGTGATGTCGAAAACACTTGCATCCTGGAATTCGATGTTCACCGACGAATCCAGCGCCACCTCAATCGATGACTTCTCGGTAGTCTTGTTGTCGGTGGCTGTAGGTTGTGTCGTCTCTTGAGAAATGGCTGCCGGCGGAGCCGGTTGCCCAGCCGCAGGAGCCTGTGCCGTGGCCTCCGGCGCGGGGGCCGTTGCCGCTTCGTTCTGCGTCCACGCGGGGAGCGACAACCCCAGTACCAGCGCGAGAGCTACTAACGCGGAGAAGCCAATCCTCGGCACGGCGTTTCCGTGAAGTATCTGTTCCAGCCGCCTTTCGAAGTCCATACGCACGCCGTTGCGGATCCCCAGCGCCGTTACGTGAGCCTCCCCGCGAGATATCAACTCCGATA
It encodes:
- a CDS encoding M56 family metallopeptidase; the protein is MYWWILQHLVIVTVLATIVYASSRAFRLSPAVRHALWVVVLIKLMMPPVIVWPWAMPQFAALNAASPSATTVVDVSEIALESDGAAVPAERVTPVANTSRGATTISIYDTALRWVSTNHQLLLLGLWCAGSVIAAGVHFSRIARYRRYVATRQDVPQWIVDETRTIADRLGVSMPEVYAVKGLHSPLVHHFGRAVLLIPQALLELIPRERWQCILAHELAHLRRGDHVVRWLELFAAIAWWWNPVFWLVQRHLHEAAEEACDAYVVWALPNSRRAYAETLIDVSELISRGEAHVTALGIRNGVRMDFERRLEQILHGNAVPRIGFSALVALALVLGLSLPAWTQNEAATAPAPEATAQAPAAGQPAPPAAISQETTQPTATDNKTTEKSSIEVALDSSVNIEFQDASVFDITDFIADYVGVNIVVDSRYVESPKRQMRPAAPVAPGVQGGTPTAEIAPPAQAPVYISASKYVTDGMVPYIKVEDIPLKNALKALLEPLELGYEVHPGFIWITAKTQLGKDDFSTPAPTDPELSTALEQPASIEFQDSHIADIAEFLSESLGMNFVIDKRAVRASLLTSPPASLQPGAPAGGAPGQPFIPPLTPPAFIKEGDTIVNTGYIAYIKVDDVPACEALKALLVPLNLYYKLGPGFVFISTPELLKTTEFNTREPEPKSATEGNI